In the Cetobacterium sp. ZOR0034 genome, one interval contains:
- a CDS encoding dicarboxylate/amino acid:cation symporter, whose protein sequence is MKKIGLLPKLILAIIIGIGVGMLGMEMPVRVLATFNGIFGNFLKFSIPLIIIGFVAPGIGELGTGAGKLLGITTAIAYISTVLSGSFTYFVNSAVFKMILKTGSMISTADNPEHSLLSGYLTINMPPIMDVMTALLTAFILGIGIAIAKGHAIKDVMNEFQKIVEGIIRNIIIPFLPLHIAGIFANMTYAGQVVTILSVFSKVFAVIILLHITVLLIMYFIAGGLSGANPIVLIKNMLPAYFTAIGTQSSAATIPVTLNQTKENGVNPGIAEFVVPLCATIHLSGSTITLVSCAMAIMMLNGMTVTFGTMLGFILMLGVTMVAAPGVPGGAVMAALGIIETMLGFPPTLTSIMIALYLAQDSFGTACNVTGDGAIAIVVNKIAGFKLEKK, encoded by the coding sequence ATGAAAAAAATTGGTCTTTTACCAAAATTAATTTTGGCGATTATAATCGGTATTGGTGTGGGTATGCTAGGAATGGAGATGCCTGTAAGAGTATTAGCAACGTTTAACGGTATTTTTGGAAACTTTTTAAAGTTCTCAATACCACTTATTATAATAGGGTTTGTTGCACCGGGAATTGGGGAACTTGGAACTGGAGCAGGAAAACTATTGGGAATTACAACGGCAATAGCTTATATTTCGACAGTATTATCAGGGTCGTTTACATACTTTGTAAACTCGGCAGTGTTTAAGATGATATTAAAAACAGGATCTATGATTTCAACTGCTGATAATCCAGAGCACTCATTACTATCTGGTTATTTAACAATAAATATGCCTCCAATAATGGATGTTATGACAGCACTATTAACTGCGTTTATTTTAGGAATAGGAATAGCGATAGCAAAAGGTCATGCAATTAAAGATGTAATGAATGAATTCCAAAAGATAGTAGAAGGAATTATAAGAAATATAATTATTCCATTCTTACCATTACATATAGCAGGAATTTTTGCAAATATGACTTATGCAGGTCAAGTTGTAACAATTTTATCTGTATTCTCAAAAGTATTTGCTGTAATAATTTTACTTCATATTACAGTTTTATTGATAATGTATTTTATAGCTGGTGGATTATCAGGAGCAAATCCAATAGTTTTAATAAAAAATATGTTACCTGCATATTTTACAGCCATAGGAACACAATCTTCAGCTGCAACTATACCAGTGACTTTAAATCAAACTAAAGAAAATGGTGTAAACCCAGGAATTGCGGAGTTTGTAGTACCTTTATGCGCAACAATTCATTTATCAGGAAGTACAATAACTTTAGTAAGTTGTGCGATGGCAATAATGATGTTAAATGGAATGACAGTAACATTTGGAACAATGCTAGGATTTATATTGATGTTAGGTGTGACAATGGTTGCAGCACCAGGAGTTCCAGGTGGAGCAGTAATGGCTGCCTTAGGAATAATAGAGACAATGTTAGGATTCCCTCCGACATTAACATCTATAATGATTGCATTATACTTAGCTCAAGATAGCTTTGGAACTGCATGTAATGTAACAGGAGATGGAGCAATTGCGATTGTTGTAAATAAAATTGCAGGATTTAAACTTGAGAAAAAATAA
- a CDS encoding dihydroorotate dehydrogenase electron transfer subunit, whose product MFLEDCKVLENHKVGENYYLMKIESAKASQHSKAGQFFMLKLNNEIRILRRPISLHYVDKDRNILEFYYEVKGGGTKEFATLKAGDSLNIQGPLGTGFTTSIKGKRCVVVGGGMGIAPTKLLIDELKKENEVIFIAGGRSKEALNILGNLNLDEVKTYITTDDGSLGEKGNVISVLSKVLAEEKIDMVQTCGPHKMMEAVAATSQKAEVFCEVSLEERMACGVKACVGCSIKTLDGMKKVCHDGPVFDSKIIVDVNPKENTGCSCGK is encoded by the coding sequence ATGTTTTTAGAAGATTGCAAAGTATTAGAAAATCATAAAGTTGGAGAAAATTATTACTTAATGAAAATAGAGTCAGCGAAAGCTTCTCAACATTCAAAAGCTGGACAATTTTTCATGCTAAAGTTAAATAATGAAATAAGAATTTTAAGAAGACCTATCAGTCTTCACTATGTAGATAAGGATAGAAACATTTTAGAGTTTTATTACGAAGTTAAAGGTGGAGGAACAAAAGAGTTTGCAACTCTTAAAGCTGGAGATTCATTAAATATCCAAGGTCCTTTAGGAACTGGATTTACAACTTCTATAAAAGGAAAAAGATGTGTAGTTGTAGGAGGGGGAATGGGAATTGCTCCAACAAAATTGCTTATAGATGAGTTGAAAAAAGAAAATGAAGTAATATTTATAGCTGGTGGAAGAAGCAAGGAAGCTTTAAATATTTTAGGAAACTTAAACTTAGATGAAGTGAAAACATATATAACAACTGATGATGGTTCTTTAGGGGAAAAGGGGAATGTAATATCAGTTTTAAGCAAAGTTTTAGCTGAAGAGAAAATAGATATGGTGCAAACGTGTGGACCACATAAGATGATGGAAGCTGTAGCGGCAACATCACAAAAAGCTGAAGTTTTCTGTGAAGTTTCACTAGAGGAAAGAATGGCTTGTGGAGTTAAGGCTTGTGTAGGATGTTCAATAAAAACGTTAGACGGTATGAAAAAAGTTTGTCATGATGGACCAGTTTTTGATTCAAAAATAATAGTAGATGTAAATCCAAAAGAAAACACTGGATGTAGCTGTGGAAAATAA
- a CDS encoding Na/Pi cotransporter family protein produces the protein MYLDIFFKVLGGLGLFLYGMENMSKGMQKMAGERLKKILAMLTTNRFMAIGMGVFVTALVQSSSVSTVMTIGFVNASLLTLKQALGVILGANIGTTITGWILVLKIGKYGLPMAGAAAISTMFFTSEKARTRAMAIMGLGLIFFGLELMSDGLKPLRSLPEFVALFHAFTADTYFGVLKAAAVGALLTAVVQSSSATLGITITLAVQGLIDYPTAVALVLGENVGTTITALLASLNATANAKRAAYAHTIINIAGVVWATTIFRPYLMFLENLLDPANNLTAAIATAHTMFNVLNVVMFIPFTGYLADFLCKVVKSDSPVAKERVTHLDILMADTPSVVVEQTQKEILAMGTQIKEIFADLDSVFSGKEKIDTQVGKIEKLEDTLDLFQKEISDVNFHILNGTLDCANTEDTRENLQTCDEYETISDYLLRIAKTLKKMQDNGIELNEYKRATLNQLHNNVEDLFNDINRAYELRDKDLFIGAIKKCNYIKDEYKRARAEHLEHVSENVMPAMLSTGYMDILNNYRRIKDHLYNIVEVFAKIN, from the coding sequence ATGTACTTAGATATCTTTTTTAAGGTTCTAGGAGGACTGGGTCTATTCTTATATGGAATGGAGAACATGTCTAAAGGAATGCAAAAAATGGCAGGAGAAAGATTGAAAAAAATCTTAGCTATGCTTACAACAAATCGTTTTATGGCCATCGGAATGGGAGTGTTTGTAACAGCATTAGTTCAATCATCATCTGTAAGTACTGTAATGACAATAGGATTTGTAAACGCTTCATTATTAACACTAAAGCAAGCTTTAGGGGTTATATTAGGAGCTAACATTGGAACAACAATAACAGGATGGATACTGGTTCTAAAAATAGGAAAGTATGGACTTCCAATGGCTGGAGCAGCAGCTATATCAACGATGTTCTTCACTAGTGAAAAAGCTAGAACAAGAGCTATGGCAATAATGGGACTAGGATTAATATTCTTCGGATTAGAATTAATGAGTGATGGATTAAAACCATTAAGATCATTACCTGAATTCGTAGCTTTATTCCATGCATTTACAGCAGATACTTACTTTGGTGTTTTAAAAGCAGCTGCAGTAGGGGCTCTTTTAACAGCGGTAGTTCAATCATCATCAGCTACACTAGGAATTACGATAACTTTAGCTGTTCAAGGGTTAATTGATTATCCAACAGCAGTAGCATTAGTTTTAGGAGAGAATGTAGGAACTACAATAACTGCACTGTTAGCTTCATTAAACGCAACAGCGAATGCAAAAAGAGCAGCGTATGCTCATACGATAATAAATATAGCTGGAGTAGTTTGGGCCACAACAATCTTTAGACCATATTTGATGTTCTTAGAGAACTTATTAGATCCAGCGAATAACTTAACAGCAGCAATTGCAACCGCTCACACAATGTTTAACGTGTTGAATGTAGTTATGTTTATTCCGTTTACAGGATATTTAGCTGATTTCTTATGTAAAGTTGTAAAATCAGATTCACCAGTAGCTAAAGAGAGAGTAACTCATTTAGACATATTAATGGCGGATACTCCATCAGTAGTAGTTGAGCAAACTCAAAAAGAGATTTTAGCTATGGGAACTCAAATAAAAGAGATTTTTGCAGACTTAGATAGCGTGTTTTCTGGAAAAGAGAAGATTGATACTCAAGTTGGAAAAATTGAAAAGTTAGAGGATACTTTAGATTTATTCCAAAAAGAGATTTCAGATGTAAACTTCCATATTTTAAATGGAACATTAGATTGTGCTAATACAGAGGATACGAGAGAAAACTTACAAACTTGTGATGAGTATGAAACGATAAGTGACTACTTATTAAGAATTGCAAAGACATTAAAGAAGATGCAAGATAATGGAATTGAGTTAAACGAGTATAAGAGAGCAACTTTAAATCAATTACATAATAATGTTGAAGACCTATTTAATGATATCAATAGAGCTTATGAATTAAGAGATAAGGATCTATTTATAGGTGCTATTAAAAAGTGTAACTACATTAAAGATGAATATAAGAGAGCAAGAGCAGAGCACTTAGAGCATGTTTCTGAAAATGTAATGCCAGCAATGTTAAGTACAGGATATATGGATATCTTAAATAACTATAGAAGAATAAAAGATCATTTATACAATATAGTTGAAGTTTTTGCAAAAATAAACTAA
- a CDS encoding aminotransferase class V-fold PLP-dependent enzyme — protein sequence MKTYYFDNSATSSPKPEAVYSSVGIAVREYSANPGRAGHRKALEVARKIYEVREKIANFFGVRNSLNVAFTANATESLNFAIKGAIPEGAHVVTTNFEHNSVLRPLYYMRDEKDIKLTFINTYLDLEKAITPETKAVVMNHISNVNGTIQKIKEVGDICKKNGILFILDASQSAGYIDINMERDNIDILCLTGHKSLFGIQGIGVIALREGIKIEPILEGGTGSFSKLQRQPKEMPEMLEAGTLNTPGIISLGAGVDFIQEIGIENIKKHEDGLVLKFLEGLERLEKVKVYKSFTENQAPVISINMDGVDSGDLSSILDEEFGILVRPGYHCAPLAHEAIGTYETGTVRFSFGFFNTEDEVDYLLQTLKNIALQI from the coding sequence ATGAAAACTTACTATTTTGACAATTCAGCTACAAGTTCCCCAAAACCTGAAGCAGTTTATAGTTCAGTTGGAATTGCAGTAAGAGAGTATAGTGCTAATCCAGGAAGAGCAGGTCATAGAAAGGCTTTAGAAGTAGCCAGAAAAATATATGAGGTCAGAGAAAAAATTGCCAATTTTTTTGGAGTTAGAAATAGTTTGAATGTTGCGTTTACAGCTAATGCGACAGAATCACTAAATTTTGCTATAAAAGGAGCAATTCCAGAAGGAGCACATGTAGTAACAACAAACTTTGAACATAATTCAGTACTTAGACCGTTGTATTATATGAGAGATGAAAAAGATATAAAACTTACATTTATAAATACATATTTAGATTTAGAAAAAGCCATAACACCAGAAACGAAAGCAGTTGTTATGAACCATATATCTAATGTAAATGGAACAATTCAAAAGATAAAAGAAGTAGGAGATATTTGTAAAAAAAATGGAATACTTTTTATACTTGATGCATCTCAAAGTGCAGGATATATCGATATAAATATGGAAAGAGATAATATAGATATTCTGTGTTTAACAGGTCATAAATCACTTTTTGGAATTCAAGGAATAGGAGTGATTGCGCTGAGAGAAGGTATTAAAATTGAACCTATTCTAGAGGGAGGAACAGGAAGTTTTTCAAAGCTTCAGAGACAACCTAAAGAGATGCCAGAGATGTTAGAGGCCGGAACTCTCAATACTCCTGGGATTATAAGTTTAGGAGCAGGAGTAGATTTTATACAAGAGATAGGTATAGAAAATATAAAAAAACATGAAGATGGATTAGTTCTTAAATTTTTAGAAGGTTTAGAGCGATTAGAGAAAGTTAAAGTTTATAAAAGTTTTACAGAGAATCAAGCCCCGGTTATAAGTATAAATATGGATGGGGTTGATTCTGGAGATCTTTCAAGTATATTAGATGAGGAGTTTGGAATATTGGTAAGACCTGGATATCATTGTGCACCATTAGCTCATGAAGCTATTGGAACTTATGAAACAGGAACAGTTCGTTTTTCATTTGGTTTTTTTAATACAGAGGATGAGGTCGATTATCTACTTCAAACATTAAAAAATATTGCTTTACAAATTTAA
- the hflX gene encoding GTPase HflX gives MIKGNVEGIRDSILAELDTIYSMTVEKGKLVNPEIVALITDMTRVINREISVSIDRKGKILEVAIGDSNSVELPILEISSKKLSGVKVIHTHPNGYSKLSMIDISALLKLKLDAILAIGVGETEITGINVGYCKIENQELTYEEIENLSLEKTLSIDYLDKALEIEAELRKSDVVEDDSEYAIVVGVDSEESLDELEELARACEVNVAGRIFQKIKRIDNIFYIGSGKVKELALLRQIKNANLIIFDEELSGVQIKNLEAVTGCKVIDRTILILEIFARRARTREAKIQVELAQLKYRSHRLIGLGSVMSRTGGGIGTKGPGEKKLEIDRRRIKDEIFALKQELEKIKKIRALQRTKRESSGIPRVSLVGYTNVGKSTLRNLLVDMYPSDNTVKKEAVFAENMLFATLDATTRTMILPDKRITALTDTVGFVRKLPHDLVEAFKSTLEEVIFSDLLVHLVDASSDTVIQQIKSVENVLTELGAFDKPTILALNKCDVATEEQIAKLKELYSHMEIVEISAKNEVNIDLLLDRVTEALPRTMKKIELLIPYSESSINAYLHRNAIIESESYEGEGTLVVATVSDEVYNKCSKFIIKEI, from the coding sequence ATGATAAAAGGTAATGTTGAGGGTATTAGAGACTCCATTTTAGCTGAATTAGATACTATTTATAGTATGACAGTTGAAAAAGGTAAACTTGTTAACCCTGAAATTGTTGCACTTATTACAGATATGACAAGAGTTATTAATCGTGAAATTAGTGTTTCAATAGATAGAAAAGGAAAAATTTTAGAAGTTGCAATTGGAGATAGTAATAGTGTTGAACTACCTATTCTTGAGATTTCTAGTAAAAAGTTGAGTGGAGTAAAAGTTATACATACTCACCCGAATGGATATTCTAAGCTTTCTATGATTGATATTTCAGCTCTTTTAAAGTTAAAGTTAGATGCAATCTTAGCTATTGGAGTTGGAGAAACTGAAATTACAGGTATCAACGTTGGTTACTGTAAAATTGAAAATCAAGAATTAACTTACGAAGAGATTGAAAATCTCTCTTTAGAAAAAACACTTTCAATTGACTATTTAGATAAAGCTTTAGAAATTGAAGCTGAACTTAGAAAAAGTGATGTTGTTGAGGATGATAGTGAATATGCTATTGTAGTTGGTGTTGATTCAGAAGAAAGTTTAGACGAACTTGAAGAATTAGCTAGAGCATGTGAAGTTAATGTTGCTGGAAGAATATTCCAAAAAATTAAAAGAATCGATAACATTTTCTACATAGGTAGTGGTAAAGTTAAAGAGCTAGCTCTATTAAGACAGATTAAAAATGCAAATCTTATAATTTTTGATGAAGAGTTAAGTGGAGTTCAAATTAAAAACTTAGAAGCTGTTACTGGATGTAAAGTTATTGATAGAACTATTCTAATTCTTGAAATTTTTGCTAGAAGAGCAAGAACTAGAGAGGCTAAAATTCAAGTAGAGTTAGCTCAACTTAAGTATAGAAGCCACAGACTTATCGGTTTAGGAAGTGTTATGTCTAGAACTGGTGGTGGAATCGGTACTAAAGGACCTGGAGAGAAAAAGTTAGAAATTGATAGAAGAAGAATAAAAGATGAAATCTTTGCTCTTAAACAAGAATTAGAGAAAATTAAAAAAATTAGAGCTCTTCAAAGAACAAAAAGAGAAAGTTCTGGTATTCCTAGAGTATCTCTTGTTGGATATACAAACGTTGGAAAATCAACTCTTAGAAACCTTCTTGTAGATATGTATCCAAGTGATAACACAGTAAAAAAAGAAGCTGTTTTTGCTGAAAATATGTTATTTGCTACTCTTGACGCTACTACAAGAACTATGATTTTACCTGATAAAAGAATAACTGCTCTTACTGATACTGTTGGTTTTGTTAGAAAACTTCCTCATGATTTAGTTGAAGCTTTCAAATCAACTCTTGAAGAAGTTATTTTCTCTGATCTTTTAGTTCATCTTGTTGATGCTTCTAGCGATACTGTGATTCAGCAAATCAAATCAGTTGAAAATGTTTTAACTGAACTTGGAGCTTTTGATAAACCTACAATTTTAGCTCTTAATAAATGTGATGTTGCTACAGAGGAACAGATTGCTAAATTAAAAGAACTTTACTCTCATATGGAAATTGTTGAAATAAGTGCAAAAAATGAGGTAAATATAGATTTACTTTTAGATAGGGTTACTGAGGCTCTACCTAGAACTATGAAAAAAATAGAACTTTTAATTCCTTATTCTGAAAGTTCTATCAACGCTTATCTTCATAGAAACGCTATTATTGAAAGTGAATCATATGAGGGAGAAGGTACATTAGTTG
- the pyrB gene encoding aspartate carbamoyltransferase, translating to MRDFISMKDFTKGDILEVLRVAKELEKKNEELLKNKIVGSLFFEPSTRTRLSFTSAAYRLGAKVLGFDSPDATSLKKGETLRDTIKMTEAYSDVIVMRHNRDGAARFAADISKVPLLNAGDGANEHPSQTMLDLYTIQKELGSIEGKKVAFVGDLKYGRTVHSLTKALEMFNCEFYFIAPEVIQIPEYITRELDKKGIKYHIISDYKEILKEIDVLYMTRIQKERFDKIEDYEKVAGVYVIDKESIVGKCKDEMIILHPLPRVDEIKIDLDDTKHAKYFEQAANGVPARQAIFSIALGLVEVTKSEMLEKDIRKSEEIVCENQKCITKFEETDNKYVVDKDHKYCYYCNKDIKK from the coding sequence ATGAGAGATTTTATTTCGATGAAAGATTTTACAAAAGGGGATATTTTAGAAGTTTTAAGAGTGGCAAAAGAGTTAGAGAAGAAAAATGAAGAACTTTTGAAAAATAAAATAGTTGGAAGCTTATTTTTCGAACCTTCAACAAGAACTAGATTATCATTTACATCAGCGGCTTATAGATTAGGAGCAAAAGTTTTAGGGTTTGATTCTCCAGATGCAACTTCATTAAAAAAAGGTGAGACATTGAGAGATACAATAAAGATGACAGAAGCTTATTCGGATGTAATTGTTATGAGACACAATAGAGATGGTGCAGCTCGTTTTGCAGCAGATATCTCAAAAGTTCCATTATTAAATGCAGGGGATGGAGCAAATGAGCATCCAAGTCAGACGATGTTGGATTTATATACGATTCAAAAAGAGTTGGGAAGTATAGAGGGGAAAAAGGTAGCTTTCGTAGGAGATTTAAAGTATGGAAGAACGGTTCACTCATTGACAAAAGCATTAGAGATGTTCAACTGTGAGTTTTACTTTATAGCACCTGAAGTAATTCAAATACCTGAGTATATAACAAGAGAGTTGGATAAAAAAGGGATAAAGTATCATATAATATCTGATTACAAAGAGATATTAAAAGAGATAGATGTTCTTTATATGACGAGAATACAAAAAGAAAGATTTGATAAGATAGAAGATTATGAGAAAGTAGCTGGAGTATATGTAATAGATAAAGAGAGTATAGTTGGAAAGTGTAAAGATGAGATGATAATTCTTCATCCACTACCAAGAGTAGATGAGATTAAAATCGATTTAGATGATACAAAGCATGCAAAATACTTTGAACAAGCAGCAAATGGAGTTCCGGCAAGACAAGCAATCTTCTCAATTGCATTGGGATTAGTAGAGGTTACTAAAAGTGAGATGTTAGAAAAAGATATCAGAAAATCAGAAGAGATTGTTTGTGAGAATCAAAAGTGTATAACAAAATTTGAAGAAACAGATAACAAATATGTTGTAGATAAAGACCATAAGTATTGTTACTATTGTAATAAAGATATAAAAAAATAA